The Ziziphus jujuba cultivar Dongzao chromosome 3, ASM3175591v1 region attgatttggcaGAGGAATATTACCAAAGAGTTGcaaaaatgccaaaatatgtCTACATGGAATCCCTTCACTCTCAAACTTTTTACAGCTATACAATGCATAGTCCAAAACTTTATCATAACCAATTTCTTGAACCCTTAGAACACCTCCATTTGAACAAATCTGGAACGTATACATTTTATGTGTATCATTTTCACTAACAATTTGTGACATTGTTACTACGCTATGCCACAACTCATCTTGAAACTCATAAAAAATCTTGCGTGTGTATATCTCAAccatttgcttttccatttccaatggtAGTTTCAAAATAAGCTTTTCATTAATATCAACATGATTAGTACTTAAGTCTTCGTGACGTTGATGTGCAAGTGCCCTATTAAATCGAAGTATAAAATCtatcaataaatttttcttcGAAAAGTACCTCTTGAAAAATGCATGAAAGCTTTCTGTACGTTGGCTACTTGACATTCCAACTGAAAATACATGATTAACATTTGCTGGCACCCATCTTGAACGTAATTCAAATACTGACTTTAACCATTCATTGTCATATAGGTTCGCCTTTTTGATGATAGAAgcccattttctttcaaactcttccGGACATTCTGATTCCCAAATGCAGTGTTGGAAGTCCTGTAAAAATTCCTATAAGTGattgcatttaaatatatagaaaacttCTCAAGTATGTGCCAACTACAATACATATGGATTGTATTTGGTAAACTCTGAGCTACAGCCTTTGTCATTACAGGATCTTGATCAGTGATAATCATCCTTGGGGTGTTTGCAGGCATGCTCTTCTTTAATAGCtcaaacaatcaaacaaaagATTCAGTTCTTTCATCGCTTAAGAATGTACATGTAAATATCACTGTTTGACCATGATTGTTAACCCCAACCAAAGGTGCAAATATCATACCATACTGATTAGTGTTGTAAGTTGTATCAAATAACACTACATCACCAAAACATCCATAAGCTCTTTTACAAATCGAATCAGCCCAAAAACAAAGCTTTAATTTGcaatcatcatctacatctatttcaaacataaataatggATCCCTTTCTTGCTCTATTaggaaatattccttcaatagtTCTGCATCTTGTCCTCACATTTCATTACGCAACTTGGCTTCATAGTTATAAATATCCTTCTTCGTACACCCAATATTCTCTATACCCCcaacttcaaattcaaaaatactTATTTGTTAGTGAGTTGGCACGTTTGTTGCTGAAAACTGCTGTGTTAGTGATTATTTAGCTTCAGACACATTACGATGTGACCTCAATAAATGTACTTTTTTAGGTCTTGATAATGGATGACTGtgttcttcaacaaatacactaatgacatatttctccattttgAACATAACCACGGCTAGTTTTGCCTTACAATTATCTCTTGTTATCCCCCAACACCTTTTGTTCTTACCGCCCTTTTTAGAAGATTCTCCTTCTTTATAACAAACGAATTCTTTCCTTATAACTTCATTGGTACCTTTACGTCTCTTACTGGAATTGCTACGAACACTAAATCCCGCATTTTTTGAATACTTAATGTAAAACTCAGGTGCCTCATCTATCAATAGAAACTCTTGTCCAACCCTTGGTTTTAAGTTTTCCGACACTTGGGGAATGTAAACTCTTCAACGTCATTCGAACATGACATCAAGGATATTTCTACATCACTAGCATGATGATTATTTGCTTCATACTGTAAATCATTCACGTCGCCATCTAAGATAATAAAATCAACATATGGtcattattaatttccatataataaTACATTTTAATCCACTTCCAAATCACACTTACTGActacttataatttatataacattCTATTAATCATTAATGCCACAGGGAAAGGATGGAAGCATAGATTTTACAAAAATGAAGCTCATAGGGAAGGGATGGAAGcaatcaaaattaatagatGCATGACAAGAACATGTATAAAACGGGTGAAACCTTGGCTTCCCGCAATTGGaacttcctcttctcctctgtcCATGTTTCTTtcccttccccccccccccccccaaaaaaaaaaaaaaaatcggaaacaaaaagaaattcattaatACACATTgtcagaatttaaaaaatttatctttaaatctAACCAGATTATACGTAATGATATTGATTACGATACAGAGaacgaaagaaaaaaacaccaaatactaacctttaaccCTGACTATGGTACTGACAGTGGCAGTGCGGCGTTCATAACGGTCGCCGATTGGGAAggatttgagatttttgaaatGGTCAATGGATTTTTGAAATGGTCAAGTCGAGCTTCCCGTTGAGCTACACCGTTTGGTGaaaaatttatgatgatggGTGGGAAATTTTAAACAGCCAGATCTGTATGAAAAGATGGTACGGACAAGGCAAGAAATGAATAGTGGGAATGTTAAAGGAATATAAAATTTCCCACAATTATTTCTCACGTGTGACAAAAAGCAATTTGAACCATTCATGAGATTTTTTGTAATCCAATGGCTGAGCAATTTCCCATTTTTTTGACCGCACCATTTTCGTCCGGTCGGTTCTCATCATAGAAAGACTCATTtcatagaaatataaatttcctagctaaataaaatatatttcaaaaaaattctaaaaattaaacaagtcaataaataattaaaaataataatttctactcacaaaaattctacaaaaattTCTTGGGTGAGTCTGATGCTTCCATATATAAGATTCGAGAAATTCATCTATCCCTTTCTCAACCTCTACTTCTATATCGAGTTGTTTAATTTGTAGTGGTCCCTAAGCCAAAccaaactaatattttaaaaaaaaaaaatttacctagaaatttttcaaaagctCAAGGGCAAAAGAGAATGTGCAAATAAATTATCATGAAATACAACATTACGCCATTGGTAATAACACCTTCCTTATTTAAGAACCttaactttaaataattatGAGCTGGATACATGATTCAACTCGTTGAGTGCCAGAAGTTTGGAGCAATAATTGACAATCAACACGTGggtttatgtatttatatagtGCCCCAAGGAACAAAGAAGTTTTAAAAccaatcttaaaaataaaaataaacatttatagaattgaaaaaagaatatttcattttatacttttgattaaaattatcatataatttttttaaaaattgaaataaataaaattaattaaaaatataaattaacaacattttaaagtttttaaattaatttttttcaaaatcatgaaaaaataattttttacccaaaaaagaaaaaaagaaaaaagaataatgcATTTAAAGGTAATTTAATTTTAGTGAAGGTATAAATGTATAAtgttttacccaaaaaagaaaaaaagaaaaaagaataatgcATTTAAAGGTAATTTAATTTTAGTGAAGGTATAAATGTAGTTTAATGTGCAACCAAAGGGTGAAGATAATTTATTAGAAATATGTTTTTGTAGTTTATCCCAATACTCAAAGggtataaatgaaatatttccgaattaaaaatatatttttaagattaGGGTAATTATAAACAATGTATTACTGGACAACCCATAATCTATCAAAAGCAACATCATACGAGCAAAATCAtatgtcattattttatttggtttgtttcaataatttattttttttataattaattacatattaattttttcatcaatATAAAAAGGATTAACATGTTTTGCACATTTagcctttactttttttttttttttgaaaggtcAGTTTCTTTTGCACCTTTGGTTCTTAACCCTCTTTCTATCCAAAATTTTGTGGGACTAAAGTGAAGATTGGAACATACTTATGAGATCCCACATACAATaggtatttaaaatatatatatatatatatatatatatatatatatatatatatatagtgtaatTCTACGATATGGATTGTCCATAAGCGAATTCTTGATGacggtttttaaaaaaattatcgttAATGTTGTCTCTATATGATAGCATTGACaacgattttttcaaaaaccatcatCAATGGTGTGAGTTCGCATGCGGACAGTCCGCACCATAGatttaaaaattcttaaaaaattattttttaaaaaaatatttttaaattagtaattatttaaaaatatgataaatttaatttttcataattttctttatttaaatatataataaatttaatttaacgcattcaaaattatgaaaaattaaattgaataaatactaaaattttttgaatattttgtttaaatcaaatataaaaattttaaatctctatataaaatatttttaaaaaccttTATCCTTAAAACCGTTGTTGCGTACTAAATTTATTTCTAcgtcctttatttatttattgtaataaaaattattttttatttcaacaaaaaaattatatcatttttaattttttatatttaatgttttaatttatattctttaataaaattgaaacttCATTATTCAGTTAAATTTTTTAGTCATTGTTTatgtatgaaaaatatttattttctttttgcttccttCATTAACAAATTTGTTTcttatttcaacaaaaaattataaaattattacataaactgattgttttaatttatttttccttaaagaACTTTCTTTAAACTTGGttctatatgaaatatataatttttaaaattataagttgtaaacttttttttttaattttaattttttttaaaaaaaatttcaaaaaaaaacttttatcatttttttatagataaaatataatttattatttttaaataattattttacaattttttttttgggggggttttTTGGTGCTTATCGCATCGTGATCCCATAACTATGCCAAATTTGCATTTTAATTCCTCATATTTAAAGGGATTTTGGATGGGAAATTGGCTGAGGACAAATGATGccaaaaaaattgacttttcaagacaaaaa contains the following coding sequences:
- the LOC132803095 gene encoding protein FAR1-RELATED SEQUENCE 5-like, which codes for MRDLVFVAIPVRDVKEFLQDFQHCIWESECPEEFERKWASIIKKANLYDNEWLKSVFELRSRWVPANVNHVFSVGMSSSQRTESFHAFFKRYFSKKNLLIDFILRFNRALAHQRHEDLSTNHVDINEKLILKLPLEMEKQMVEIYTRKIFYEFQDELWHSVVTMSQIVSENDTHKMYTFQICSNGGVLRVQEIGYDKVLDYALYSCKKFESEGIPCRHILAFLQLFGNIPLPNQYIMKMWIRIAKSQIIYDKESVEITGKNGPMLTWRSKLFKLFSKFVDNIMSNEEAAVIVNDALQSLLYKFKSVAGSTKSGGISEKGSNVNNTTLKDPSQVRTKGCGRRLKGEKEKATNATKYRGRRCNGCGKLDQAHDRRNCPILNNR